One window of the Chryseotalea sp. WA131a genome contains the following:
- a CDS encoding ABC transporter permease yields MSVPKLAYSLNLSYFISKRIRNAERGSFSSIIHKIAIGSIAVGLAASIVSFLVMLGFQQAVKDKIYRFSNHLLITKFTMNNAVEEQPFDYRIALYQQPEKFPFVTHVQEYSHKAGLIKTDDEVLGIVFKGVGKSFSVTRFEEAMVEGRFIQFNDTTYSREVIISRVIANKVRARVGDDLVLHFFQNPPRVRKLKVVGIYETNLSDYFDGKVLMGDIRMVQQLNGWEQHEAGGLEVAIDLNYFRSFDLLKNEMRSNSYSLTKEEAGVDSVMVEPGNTSAVFGFEKDKAALDEALVRIGESIDYDLNIETVRDKFVNVFEWLDLIKRQVKILLVVILIVISVNMISVILILVMERIPMVGILKSMGGSNKLVRTIFMYSGGSLVAKGLLLGNAIGLGLCWLQYHFKLFKLNPHDYYVSHVPIEWDWATVLIVNVLVFVTVVLVLWLPTRFITKISPVQAIRFD; encoded by the coding sequence TTGTCTGTACCAAAATTAGCTTATTCTTTGAACCTTTCTTATTTCATTTCCAAAAGAATACGGAATGCCGAGCGCGGAAGTTTTTCGAGCATCATTCATAAAATTGCCATTGGCAGCATTGCTGTGGGGTTGGCCGCTTCCATTGTTTCGTTTTTGGTGATGTTGGGTTTTCAGCAAGCGGTGAAGGACAAAATCTACCGCTTCAGCAATCATTTATTGATTACCAAATTTACGATGAACAATGCGGTAGAAGAGCAGCCGTTTGATTATCGGATTGCGCTGTACCAGCAACCTGAAAAATTTCCGTTTGTAACGCACGTGCAAGAGTACAGCCACAAGGCAGGGTTGATAAAAACCGATGACGAAGTGTTGGGCATTGTGTTTAAAGGTGTGGGGAAGAGTTTTAGCGTGACGCGATTTGAAGAGGCGATGGTGGAGGGCAGGTTTATTCAATTCAACGACACTACCTATTCGCGTGAAGTAATTATTAGCCGTGTAATCGCCAACAAAGTAAGAGCTAGAGTGGGCGATGATTTGGTGTTGCATTTTTTTCAAAACCCTCCGCGTGTTCGCAAGCTGAAAGTGGTAGGAATTTATGAGACCAACTTGTCGGATTATTTTGATGGCAAGGTGCTGATGGGCGACATACGGATGGTGCAGCAATTGAATGGGTGGGAGCAGCATGAAGCAGGCGGACTGGAGGTGGCCATCGACCTAAACTATTTCCGTTCGTTTGATTTGTTGAAGAATGAAATGCGAAGCAATTCGTATTCACTTACCAAAGAAGAAGCGGGTGTAGACAGTGTGATGGTGGAGCCTGGAAATACCTCGGCTGTATTTGGCTTTGAGAAAGACAAAGCGGCCTTGGATGAAGCCTTGGTGCGCATCGGTGAATCCATCGATTATGATTTGAACATTGAAACTGTGCGCGACAAATTTGTGAATGTATTTGAGTGGCTGGATTTGATCAAGCGGCAAGTAAAAATTTTGTTGGTGGTGATATTGATTGTGATTTCGGTAAACATGATTTCGGTCATTTTGATTTTGGTGATGGAACGTATACCGATGGTAGGGATTTTAAAATCGATGGGCGGCTCGAATAAACTTGTGCGCACTATTTTTATGTACAGTGGCGGCAGCTTGGTGGCAAAGGGTTTATTGTTGGGCAATGCCATTGGCTTGGGTTTGTGCTGGCTGCAGTACCATTTCAAGTTGTTTAAATTAAATCCACACGACTACTACGTAAGCCATGTGCCGATTGAGTGGGACTGGGCCACGGTGTTGATCGTGAATGTGCTTGTTTTTGTTACCGTAGTGCTTGTGCTGTGGCTGCCCACAAGATTTATTACCAAGATAAGCCCGGTGCAAGCGATACGGTTTGACTAG
- the rlmD gene encoding 23S rRNA (uracil(1939)-C(5))-methyltransferase RlmD has translation MKKGDKLDNIAIETMAAEGKCIAKHNGLVIFIQGGAPGDIVEIELTKIKSSFLEGRVTEIRRLSSHRAQPFCTHFGLCGGCSWQHINYSTQLQYKQQQVIDNLERLGGLQLPAISPIIASAKTDHYRNKLDYTFTANRWLTKEELAKAMEESRYEVGLGYHLPGAFDRVFDVAECHLQSDPSDALRLLVKKVSVENNIPFFDLRRQTGFLRTLTIRSSNTDEVMVILQVTSDKMEWTELILKSIADHFPGVTSLNYIINNKRNDTFADLDVICWKGNPYITEKMPSSDGSKTLQFRVGPKSFYQTNSDQAYELYKVAAQLADLKGDELVYDLYTGTGTIANFVASQSKKVIGLEYVAAAIEDAKANSKLNNINNTEFFAGDMKDLLTEAFLSQHGRPDVVITDPPRAGMHEDVCKMLLKALPKRIVYVSCNPATQARDLKILSEKYTINAVQPVDMFPHTVHVENVVRLDLVL, from the coding sequence ATGAAAAAAGGCGACAAACTGGATAATATTGCCATCGAAACGATGGCGGCAGAGGGCAAATGCATTGCCAAACACAATGGATTGGTCATTTTTATTCAAGGCGGGGCGCCTGGAGACATCGTAGAAATTGAGCTCACCAAAATAAAAAGTAGTTTTTTAGAAGGGCGGGTAACGGAAATCCGTAGGCTTTCTTCTCATCGGGCGCAGCCATTCTGCACTCATTTTGGCTTGTGCGGTGGCTGCTCATGGCAACACATCAACTATAGCACACAACTGCAATACAAGCAGCAACAAGTTATTGATAATCTGGAACGGCTTGGTGGGCTACAACTTCCTGCCATCAGCCCCATCATTGCATCCGCAAAAACAGATCACTACCGCAATAAATTGGATTATACGTTCACGGCAAATCGCTGGCTAACCAAAGAAGAATTGGCGAAAGCCATGGAAGAAAGTAGGTATGAGGTTGGCTTGGGCTACCATTTGCCAGGGGCATTTGATCGCGTATTTGATGTAGCCGAATGTCATTTGCAATCCGACCCATCCGATGCACTTCGGTTGTTGGTAAAAAAGGTTTCGGTCGAAAACAATATTCCTTTTTTTGATCTGCGCAGGCAAACTGGATTTTTGAGAACCCTCACTATTCGCTCCAGCAATACCGATGAAGTGATGGTAATTTTGCAGGTAACGTCCGATAAAATGGAATGGACGGAGTTAATCTTAAAATCCATAGCAGATCATTTTCCCGGGGTAACATCGCTCAACTACATAATCAATAATAAACGCAACGACACATTTGCTGATTTGGATGTTATTTGCTGGAAAGGCAATCCGTACATCACCGAAAAGATGCCCTCTTCTGATGGATCAAAGACACTTCAATTCCGCGTGGGGCCAAAATCTTTTTATCAAACCAATTCCGATCAGGCATATGAACTTTACAAAGTGGCTGCGCAACTGGCCGACCTAAAAGGAGATGAGCTGGTCTATGATCTATATACTGGCACAGGTACCATCGCCAATTTTGTTGCCAGTCAATCCAAAAAAGTAATTGGGTTAGAATACGTAGCTGCAGCTATCGAAGACGCAAAAGCAAATTCCAAACTCAACAATATTAACAACACTGAATTTTTTGCGGGAGACATGAAAGATTTGCTCACCGAAGCATTTCTATCACAACACGGCCGCCCGGATGTCGTGATCACCGACCCACCTCGGGCAGGCATGCATGAAGATGTGTGCAAAATGTTGCTCAAGGCATTGCCCAAACGAATTGTGTACGTGAGTTGCAACCCTGCCACGCAAGCACGCGACCTAAAAATCCTTTCTGAAAAATATACTATCAATGCAGTGCAGCCAGTAGATATGTTTCCACATACAGTGCATGTGGAAAATGTGGTAAGGTTGGATTTAGTCTTGTAG
- a CDS encoding DUF1343 domain-containing protein — MIGSFKKIVGKALSYSLRAFVPSWQKSSPQSHKGTKRFVLCLILFLYFFQLHAQPKTILTGAAQLDLLLPKLNSQRIALLVNHTSTIGKTHLVDTLLSEGITIQKIFSPEHGFRGTADAGETVKDGIDSKTQLPLVSLYGSHKKPTPEQLADVDVVIFDIQDVGARFYTYIGSMHYLMEACAEQKKKVIILDRPNPNGSYVDGPVLDMSLKSFVGMHPVPITHGMTVGEYAQMINGQGWLEGKAKCEIEVIKMKNYHHSMKYPLPIKPSPNIPNNQTVALYPSTCLFEGTSLSVGRGTKHPFEWIGHPDLKNQPFQFTPVSIEGMAKNPPHENKICYGINLENEKVKKEISLKHLLQLYQRFPDKEKFFIPFFDKLIGNKNVREQIKKGMTETQIKATWKKELEEYKKMRLKYLLYD; from the coding sequence ATGATTGGCTCTTTTAAAAAAATTGTAGGCAAAGCGCTGAGTTATAGCCTTCGTGCCTTCGTGCCTTCATGGCAAAAATCATCGCCACAAAGCCACAAGGGCACAAAAAGATTCGTCTTATGCTTGATTTTATTCTTATATTTTTTTCAGTTACATGCCCAACCCAAAACCATCCTTACGGGTGCCGCGCAGTTAGATTTGTTGCTGCCAAAACTAAATTCGCAGCGGATTGCATTGCTAGTGAACCATACGTCCACTATCGGCAAAACACATTTGGTCGACACATTGCTAAGTGAGGGCATCACCATTCAAAAAATATTTTCGCCTGAGCATGGTTTCCGCGGCACAGCCGATGCAGGCGAAACCGTGAAAGACGGAATAGATTCGAAAACACAACTACCATTGGTGTCTTTGTATGGCAGCCATAAAAAACCAACCCCAGAACAATTGGCAGATGTAGATGTAGTGATTTTTGACATTCAAGATGTAGGCGCACGATTTTATACCTACATCGGCTCGATGCATTATTTGATGGAGGCCTGTGCCGAACAAAAGAAAAAAGTTATTATCCTCGATCGACCAAACCCCAACGGTAGCTATGTTGACGGCCCTGTGCTCGATATGTCGCTGAAATCTTTTGTAGGCATGCACCCTGTGCCCATCACGCACGGCATGACGGTGGGCGAATATGCGCAAATGATAAACGGCCAAGGATGGCTAGAGGGAAAAGCGAAATGCGAAATTGAAGTCATTAAAATGAAAAACTACCATCATTCAATGAAGTACCCCTTGCCCATCAAGCCTTCGCCCAATATCCCCAACAACCAAACGGTGGCACTCTATCCATCCACGTGTTTGTTTGAAGGCACATCGCTAAGCGTGGGTCGAGGCACCAAACACCCCTTCGAATGGATTGGTCACCCCGATTTAAAAAATCAACCTTTTCAGTTTACGCCTGTTAGTATTGAAGGCATGGCTAAAAATCCACCTCACGAAAATAAAATCTGCTACGGCATCAATTTGGAAAATGAAAAAGTTAAAAAAGAAATCTCGTTGAAGCACCTCCTCCAACTTTACCAACGGTTTCCGGACAAAGAAAAATTCTTTATTCCATTTTTTGACAAACTGATAGGAAACAAAAATGTACGTGAACAAATTAAAAAAGGCATGACTGAGACTCAGATAAAAGCAACTTGGAAAAAGGAGCTGGAGGAGTATAAAAAGATGCGGTTGAAGTATCTGTTATATGATTAA
- a CDS encoding cellulase family glycosylhydrolase — protein sequence MKTLKKILKVIVIVMAIAIPLIYLYLFTDSPFPNIETDGLMATQSKDIAAGEAQFAIGDSIQKNIVTHDGWFKDPSGRTMILHGINLGGSSKIPFDPKIPTHQKEDFYETVQTVSFIGRPFPLAEADQHFQRLHQWGYRFLRLLVTWEAIEHAGPGKYDEEYLNYIQSIVKKAGEHNINVFIDPHQDVWSRFTGGDGAPYWTLEKVGFDPLKFSETGAAVIHNVEGDPFPKMIWPTNYSKLATATMFTLFFGGNDFAPKAKVDSVSAQDYLQTHYINAIKQVALKLKGLPNVIGFDTFNEPTTGYISLSRLDTVGFLKNGIMPTYFEGMVAGAGNTIEVSRYKFELTGPKEVEKIKLNPNKLSVWKNPALDIWQQAGVWGYDAEHKPVILKNDYFKIRNGYEVDFSEDYFKSFVLKYAAAIHSIDSSWTIFAEPALLQELPKFSEAESKQMVNAEHWYDAATLLTKQYSSWFGIDVRKAKPVFGKKSIRETFHENMKGAKESTAQNIGKQPTLIGEFGIPFDLNEKQSYKNNDFNAQEDCLDRSFQAMESNRLNYTLWNYTADNNNEYGDNWNGEDLSIFSLSQQKNKSGVYAGGRALAAAIRPYPYKVAGEPLEYFFNKDSKEFYLKFNAEKSINAPTEIFLPDFHFGKGFEVKHTNGKLLFDKKNSLLLFYPDAEGEQQVLVSGKG from the coding sequence ATGAAGACCCTAAAGAAAATATTGAAAGTCATCGTCATCGTAATGGCCATTGCTATTCCGTTGATTTACTTGTACTTGTTTACCGACAGTCCTTTTCCCAATATTGAAACGGATGGGTTGATGGCTACCCAAAGCAAAGACATTGCCGCAGGTGAAGCTCAGTTTGCAATTGGTGATAGCATCCAAAAAAATATCGTTACCCATGATGGTTGGTTCAAAGACCCATCTGGGCGAACCATGATTTTGCATGGCATCAACTTAGGTGGTAGCAGCAAAATCCCTTTCGACCCAAAAATCCCGACCCATCAAAAAGAAGATTTTTATGAAACAGTTCAAACCGTTTCGTTTATAGGTAGGCCGTTTCCCTTGGCGGAAGCTGACCAACATTTTCAACGGTTACACCAATGGGGTTATCGCTTTCTTCGATTGCTGGTCACCTGGGAAGCCATTGAACATGCCGGCCCCGGAAAGTACGATGAAGAGTATCTGAACTACATTCAATCTATTGTAAAAAAAGCTGGTGAGCATAACATCAATGTGTTTATCGATCCTCATCAAGATGTATGGAGTCGATTTACAGGTGGCGATGGTGCTCCTTATTGGACATTGGAGAAAGTCGGTTTTGACCCACTAAAATTTTCTGAAACGGGTGCAGCCGTTATTCACAATGTTGAGGGCGACCCGTTCCCAAAAATGATTTGGCCAACCAACTATTCCAAGCTAGCCACGGCCACTATGTTTACGCTTTTCTTTGGCGGAAATGATTTTGCTCCGAAGGCAAAAGTTGACAGTGTGTCGGCACAAGACTACTTGCAAACACATTACATCAATGCCATCAAGCAAGTAGCATTAAAATTAAAAGGATTACCGAACGTGATCGGCTTCGATACATTTAATGAACCCACCACAGGCTACATCAGCCTATCTCGACTCGACACAGTCGGGTTTTTAAAGAATGGAATAATGCCAACCTATTTTGAAGGTATGGTGGCGGGTGCAGGAAACACCATTGAAGTGAGTCGTTATAAATTTGAATTAACAGGACCGAAAGAAGTAGAAAAAATAAAACTGAACCCCAACAAACTTTCTGTTTGGAAAAACCCTGCGCTTGACATTTGGCAACAAGCGGGGGTGTGGGGTTATGATGCAGAACATAAACCGGTCATTTTGAAAAACGATTACTTCAAAATTAGAAATGGGTACGAGGTTGATTTCTCAGAAGACTATTTTAAATCATTTGTATTGAAGTATGCAGCAGCCATTCATTCCATCGATAGTTCTTGGACAATTTTTGCCGAACCAGCATTGCTCCAAGAGTTGCCAAAATTCTCGGAAGCAGAAAGCAAGCAAATGGTGAACGCTGAGCATTGGTACGATGCGGCAACCTTGCTTACAAAACAATATTCATCTTGGTTTGGCATTGATGTGCGAAAAGCAAAACCGGTTTTTGGAAAAAAATCAATACGTGAAACTTTTCATGAAAACATGAAAGGGGCTAAGGAATCTACTGCACAAAACATAGGAAAACAACCTACGCTGATTGGTGAATTTGGAATACCATTTGATTTGAATGAAAAACAGTCGTACAAAAACAATGATTTTAATGCCCAAGAAGATTGTCTGGACAGGTCTTTTCAAGCGATGGAATCAAATCGATTGAACTACACTTTATGGAACTACACGGCAGATAACAACAACGAGTATGGTGACAATTGGAATGGCGAAGACCTTTCGATTTTCAGTTTGTCGCAACAAAAAAATAAATCGGGGGTGTATGCAGGTGGAAGAGCGTTGGCGGCTGCAATACGTCCGTACCCTTACAAAGTGGCGGGCGAGCCACTTGAATATTTCTTTAACAAAGACTCGAAAGAATTTTATTTAAAGTTCAATGCGGAGAAATCAATCAATGCACCGACAGAAATTTTTCTCCCTGACTTTCATTTTGGAAAAGGGTTTGAAGTAAAGCACACGAACGGAAAACTTCTATTCGATAAGAAAAACAGCCTGCTTCTTTTTTATCCGGATGCAGAGGGCGAACAACAGGTGCTGGTAAGTGGTAAGGGGTGA
- the fmt gene encoding methionyl-tRNA formyltransferase has translation MNNLRIIFMGTPEFAVPSLAILVQHQFNVAAVITAPDKPQGRGQKLGASPVKEFALQHNIPVLQPTNLKSPEFITELKSYQANLQVVVAFRMLPEAVWAMPAFGTFNLHASLLPQYRGAAPINWAIINGEKETGVTTFFLKHEIDTGSIVFQEKETIHPLDDVGMLYERLMKKGANLVLKTVQAIEKGFYPNEPQRESGELKHAPKIFKETCAINWNQTSEQVYDFVRGLSPYPAAWTIVDGKQYKIFKCSLKEAIGSRQSAVGHFETDNKTYLYIKTLDGYISVEEFQPEGKKRMKVDEFFRGNQLVVGKW, from the coding sequence ATGAACAACCTCCGCATCATCTTCATGGGCACACCTGAGTTTGCTGTACCCAGTTTGGCAATACTCGTTCAACATCAATTTAATGTAGCGGCCGTGATTACCGCACCCGACAAACCGCAAGGGCGCGGGCAAAAATTAGGTGCTTCGCCCGTCAAGGAGTTTGCCCTGCAACACAACATCCCCGTTTTGCAGCCCACCAATTTAAAGTCGCCAGAATTTATAACTGAGCTAAAAAGTTATCAAGCAAACTTGCAAGTGGTGGTAGCTTTTCGCATGTTGCCAGAGGCGGTGTGGGCAATGCCTGCCTTTGGCACTTTTAATTTGCACGCATCGTTGCTTCCACAATATCGCGGTGCCGCCCCAATCAATTGGGCTATTATCAATGGTGAAAAAGAAACGGGTGTTACTACTTTTTTTCTCAAACATGAAATCGATACGGGCAGCATTGTCTTTCAAGAAAAAGAAACCATCCATCCTTTGGATGATGTGGGTATGCTGTACGAACGATTGATGAAAAAAGGCGCTAACCTGGTTTTGAAAACTGTACAAGCAATCGAAAAAGGTTTCTATCCAAACGAACCTCAAAGAGAATCTGGAGAACTAAAACACGCTCCCAAAATTTTTAAAGAGACGTGTGCCATAAATTGGAACCAAACCAGCGAGCAGGTTTATGATTTCGTAAGAGGCTTAAGTCCCTATCCTGCCGCGTGGACGATTGTTGACGGAAAGCAATATAAAATCTTTAAGTGTAGTTTGAAGGAGGCAATCGGCAGTCGGCAGTCGGCAGTCGGCCATTTTGAAACCGATAACAAAACGTATCTTTACATCAAAACACTGGATGGCTATATTTCAGTTGAGGAATTCCAACCCGAAGGAAAGAAACGGATGAAGGTAGATGAGTTTTTTAGAGGAAATCAGTTGGTGGTTGGTAAGTGGTAG
- the nth gene encoding endonuclease III, which yields MTKFQKVTDILNILDKYYPTVNTPLHHKDAYTLLISVLLSAQCTDERVNKTTPSLFKLADNPYDMVKLSVEEIREIIKPCGLSPMKSKGIYGLSKIIIEKHNGQVPNTFEELEELPAVGHKTASVVMTQWFGKPAFPVDTHIHRLAYRWGLTNGKNVEQTEHDLKRLIPEEKWNKVHLQIIYFGREYCPARGHDWQACPICKKYMRKGLRE from the coding sequence ATGACTAAATTCCAAAAAGTAACCGACATACTAAACATACTTGACAAGTACTATCCAACCGTAAATACTCCGCTTCATCACAAAGACGCTTACACCTTATTAATTTCGGTTCTGCTGTCTGCTCAATGCACGGACGAACGTGTAAATAAGACTACTCCCTCCCTATTTAAGCTAGCGGATAATCCGTATGATATGGTAAAGTTATCGGTGGAAGAAATCAGGGAAATTATTAAACCCTGTGGGCTTTCTCCCATGAAATCGAAAGGCATTTATGGGCTTTCCAAAATCATCATCGAAAAACACAACGGACAAGTGCCGAATACTTTTGAAGAATTGGAAGAACTTCCAGCGGTTGGTCACAAGACTGCTTCGGTGGTAATGACGCAGTGGTTTGGCAAACCTGCCTTTCCGGTGGATACTCACATTCATCGGCTGGCCTATCGGTGGGGGTTGACCAATGGTAAAAATGTAGAGCAGACCGAGCATGATTTAAAGCGGCTCATTCCAGAAGAAAAATGGAACAAAGTGCACCTTCAAATTATCTATTTCGGTCGTGAATATTGCCCCGCCCGCGGGCATGATTGGCAAGCCTGCCCAATATGCAAAAAGTATATGCGGAAAGGGTTAAGGGAATAA
- a CDS encoding gliding motility-associated C-terminal domain-containing protein → MKKIFLTLFLLIAFPVLATHIVGGEFELVHISGNSYKLNMILYFDKKNGDPGAKDPNATVGIYRKSDNFRMATYTLPLVSETEVQYAQPACSDGSIQTTKIVYSLDIFLSPSLYTDPTGYYVSWERCCRNYSILNIYSPEPPPPPTLTSDPTKYAGQTFYLEFPAVVKDGKPFIDSTPRLFPPLSDYACPYKPYYVDFGGIDNDGDSLVYSMVTPLSTKTSQAGPPSLSKPYPEVLWRPPFSLNNIINGIRDLKISKDGLLTCTPAAIQGLFVFAIKVEEFRKGEKIGESRRDFQLFVVDKCPVASPPVIAGKKLSEIEFGYTRNMNVAFANSVPDGSRCIQVRVSDLDSTKPDQNFTENIGIRVVGLNFKSPNLNQILPAETTAVLKIGSTADFQICFPQCPYINGPYQVGIIAFDDACTLPLSDTLKVVVNVQPPTNDRARFVKPTSKKITEVVREGDFRSWDIEGVDVDRDDLSLLYTTNAFKLEDYGFSLSPYTPQPGSIKTQLTWDPKCDVYPFFKQSNFRLRFLLDDNDLPCKLNPPDTLLFDLTFQEFPKNSPPTISTSGLGASPTARKISVQRKIFEPLNFTVTGKDVDNDFLVLSGKGQGFNMNDYGITFSTATGNGNVANNFNWNIKCDKLDLAKKDKYTFQFIVVDNLNKCKFYKADTVDVEVKISKPDNAKPIVTALTTGLQNVSNGNLNFVLGESIEINLLGSDADVIPTKDSLQLNLISATGDLKPEGYTFKNVKGISGLQSLFSWVPDCSIFKNSVYTNNYSFKFNILDNRCLNAKGDTITIDMKISDVNGNDEKFKLPNVFTPNNDQYNDYFALDGIDTSPKGTNLDAEVNLPKDNCVQQFQSVKIFNRWGDLVFESTDRKFRWYASQESAGVYYYVVKYNNREYKSSLSVIR, encoded by the coding sequence ATGAAAAAAATATTTTTAACTCTATTCTTATTAATCGCTTTTCCTGTATTGGCCACCCACATTGTCGGGGGTGAGTTTGAACTGGTACACATCAGTGGCAATAGTTATAAGCTCAACATGATTTTGTATTTTGATAAAAAGAATGGCGACCCTGGTGCCAAAGATCCCAATGCAACTGTGGGCATCTATCGAAAAAGTGACAACTTCCGAATGGCCACCTACACCCTGCCCTTGGTGAGCGAAACCGAGGTACAATATGCCCAACCAGCCTGCTCGGATGGAAGCATACAAACGACCAAAATCGTTTACTCATTAGATATTTTTTTATCACCATCTCTTTATACCGATCCGACCGGTTATTACGTTTCGTGGGAGCGTTGCTGTCGCAATTATTCCATCTTGAATATTTATAGCCCAGAACCGCCCCCTCCCCCTACACTTACCTCTGATCCAACCAAATATGCTGGTCAAACATTTTACCTTGAGTTTCCGGCAGTAGTAAAAGACGGGAAACCTTTCATCGATTCAACTCCTAGATTATTTCCCCCCCTTAGTGATTATGCATGTCCGTATAAACCTTACTATGTAGATTTTGGCGGAATTGATAACGATGGTGATTCGTTGGTGTATTCCATGGTAACACCCTTATCTACAAAAACAAGTCAAGCAGGGCCTCCTTCTCTTTCAAAGCCTTATCCAGAAGTATTGTGGCGTCCCCCTTTTTCACTCAATAATATTATCAATGGCATTCGTGATTTAAAAATCAGCAAAGATGGGTTGCTCACTTGTACTCCGGCCGCCATCCAAGGCCTTTTTGTTTTTGCCATAAAAGTAGAAGAGTTTAGAAAGGGAGAAAAAATTGGTGAAAGCAGACGCGATTTTCAACTTTTTGTAGTCGACAAATGCCCCGTGGCATCGCCTCCAGTTATTGCTGGAAAGAAGTTAAGCGAAATTGAATTTGGTTATACAAGAAACATGAACGTAGCGTTTGCTAATTCGGTGCCTGATGGCAGTCGATGCATTCAAGTGCGGGTTTCCGATTTAGATTCAACCAAACCAGATCAAAATTTTACTGAGAATATTGGCATTCGAGTAGTAGGTCTAAATTTTAAATCACCAAATTTAAATCAAATTTTACCGGCCGAAACTACTGCGGTGTTGAAAATCGGCAGTACTGCCGATTTTCAAATTTGCTTTCCACAATGCCCTTACATTAACGGCCCTTATCAAGTAGGTATTATTGCTTTTGATGATGCGTGCACATTACCACTATCGGATACGCTGAAAGTAGTTGTAAACGTACAGCCGCCCACCAATGATCGTGCTCGCTTTGTAAAACCAACATCAAAAAAAATAACGGAAGTTGTTCGCGAAGGGGATTTTAGATCGTGGGATATTGAAGGAGTAGATGTGGATAGAGACGACCTTAGCCTGCTCTATACCACCAACGCATTTAAACTAGAAGATTATGGTTTTAGCTTATCACCCTACACCCCACAACCCGGTTCGATAAAAACACAACTCACGTGGGATCCAAAATGCGATGTCTATCCATTCTTCAAGCAAAGTAACTTTAGGCTTCGCTTTCTATTGGATGACAATGATTTGCCCTGCAAACTAAATCCACCCGATACCTTATTGTTCGACTTAACTTTTCAAGAGTTTCCAAAAAACTCCCCTCCCACCATTTCAACTTCAGGTTTGGGCGCATCGCCAACAGCACGAAAAATTTCTGTGCAGCGAAAAATTTTCGAACCATTAAATTTTACAGTTACCGGCAAAGATGTGGACAATGATTTTTTGGTTTTGAGTGGAAAGGGTCAAGGCTTCAACATGAATGACTACGGCATCACTTTTTCAACCGCAACGGGCAACGGCAACGTAGCAAACAATTTTAATTGGAATATTAAATGTGATAAACTCGATTTGGCCAAAAAAGATAAATACACATTTCAGTTTATTGTGGTCGATAACTTAAACAAATGCAAATTTTATAAAGCTGACACCGTAGATGTGGAAGTGAAAATCAGCAAGCCCGATAATGCCAAACCGATAGTAACTGCTTTGACAACTGGGTTGCAGAATGTTTCAAACGGAAATCTAAATTTTGTTTTGGGAGAATCCATTGAAATCAATTTACTGGGCTCGGATGCAGATGTCATTCCCACCAAAGACTCCTTGCAGCTAAATTTGATTTCTGCCACTGGCGATTTAAAACCCGAAGGGTATACTTTCAAAAATGTTAAAGGAATAAGCGGCTTGCAATCGCTTTTCAGTTGGGTACCTGATTGTTCTATTTTCAAAAACAGTGTGTACACCAACAATTATTCTTTCAAATTTAATATCCTGGACAATCGATGCCTGAATGCAAAAGGTGATACCATAACCATTGATATGAAAATCAGTGATGTGAATGGTAACGATGAAAAGTTTAAACTGCCAAACGTCTTTACGCCCAACAACGATCAATACAATGATTATTTTGCTTTGGACGGAATTGATACTTCCCCAAAAGGAACAAACTTAGATGCCGAGGTGAATCTGCCGAAAGACAATTGTGTTCAACAATTTCAATCGGTGAAAATTTTTAATCGATGGGGTGATTTGGTTTTTGAAAGTACTGATCGAAAGTTTAGATGGTATGCCTCACAAGAATCTGCTGGTGTGTATTATTATGTAGTGAAATATAATAATCGCGAATACAAAAGTTCGTTATCCGTTATCCGTTAG